The following proteins are co-located in the Vigna unguiculata cultivar IT97K-499-35 chromosome 9, ASM411807v1, whole genome shotgun sequence genome:
- the LOC114163253 gene encoding pentatricopeptide repeat-containing protein At1g79540 isoform X1, with protein sequence MLAFSKFRKAAEVSCVFRRSQKLPTYLRRFSLPSEESPSSDPQLPLRFCISLALKFETLSSGKYRALVSEVLCTNNWFSLYWEALEYLKKSGVLITSDSVCVLIRAYWRVGLTEKAIESFGRMGELGCRPDARAYNTILDIVFQKELFVLGFAVYNLMLKTNCGPNERTFDMLIGGFCRSDDVNGALEMLEEMRQRDVEPSEMTFLAIFSGLCRGGRVHEAHRLFNVMRESGRKPNFMSYCVLFNGYCKMGRLDEAVSILQLLERDRLPLNVKGYSHLIAGFFRERRYNEAHSWYGRMLKKGIVPDVVLYTILIRGLSSEGRIGEAVNMFCEMTRRGLVPDAVCYNEVIKGLCDANLLDRARALQLQISEHEGFHNVCTHTILICDLCKRGMVAEAQEIFNQMEKPGCLPSVVTFNALIYGLCKAGKLEEAQLMLYKMEIGRSPSLFFRLSQGSDQVLDGVSLKKKVEQMCEAGQILEAYKFLIQLADSGVMPDIVTYNVLIYGLCRASKVNGALKLFMDMHNKGLSPDSVTYGTLIDGLFRAAREEDALKMYDHMLKHGCQPSFEICKAIMTWLSRNRKVSQAFSFYLDFLKNLRGREDDSINALEGYFVRGEVELAIQGLLELDLRFRDFNLAPYTILLIGFCQAKQLDEALIVFSVLDKLNININPPSCVYLIEGLCTKGRLDDAVNIFLYALDKGFALQSRICERLLKCLFCSPDKRDYAIDLVRRMKSSGYRLNYLVGTNAAFT encoded by the coding sequence ATGTTGGCGTTCTCCAAGTTCAGGAAAGCAGCGGAGGTCTCCTGCGTATTCCGTCGAAGCCAAAAGCTTCCCACATACCTCCGAAGATTTTCCCTTCCGTCCGAGGAATCTCCCTCTTCGGACCCGCAGTTGCCGCTTCGTTTCTGCATCTCGTTGGCGCTCAAGTTCGAGACTTTATCCAGCGGCAAATACCGTGCTTTGGTGAGTGAGGTCCTTTGCACCAACAACTGGTTTTCCCTTTACTGGGAGGCCCTTGAGTATCTCAAGAAATCCGGAGTTTTAATAACTTCTGATTCGGTTTGTGTTTTGATTCGGGCGTATTGGCGAGTGGGTCTGACCGAGAAGGCTATAGAGTCGTTTGGTAGAATGGGTGAGCTTGGGTGCAGGCCCGATGCTCGTGCCTATAACACCATTTTGGATATTGTGTTTCAGAAAGAGTTGTTTGTGTTGGGTTTTGCGGTGTATAATCTGATGCTTAAGACCAACTGTGGTCCTAATGAACGCACTTTTGACATGCTGATTGGAGGGTTTTGTAGAAGTGATGATGTTAATGGTGCGCTTGAGATGCTCGAGGAGATGCGCCAAAGGGATGTAGAGCCGAGTGAGATGACATTTTTAGCTATTTTTTCTGGTCTGTGTCGTGGGGGGAGGGTACATGAGGCACACAGATTGTTTAATGTGATGAGAGAAAGTGGGCGCAAGCCTAATTTTATGTCttattgtgttttgtttaatgGGTATTGCAAGATGGGGAGGTTAGATGAAGCCGTTTCGATTCTGCAATTGTTAGAGAGAGACAGGTTACCCCTTAATGTAAAGGGCTACAGTCATCTGATTGCTGGCTTTTTTAGGGAAAGGAGATACAATGAAGCGCATTCGTGGTATGGAAGGATGCTTAAGAAGGGTATTGTTCCAGATGTTGTTTTGTACACAATTTTGATACGGGGTTTGTCGAGTGAGGGCAGGATTGGTGAAGCTGTGAACATGTTTTGTGAGATGACCCGGCGAGGCTTAGTTCCTGATGCTGTTTGTTACAATGAAGTTATTAAAGGTCTCTGTGACGCTAATCTTTTGGATCGAGCACGAGCTCTCCAACTTCAAATTTCTGAGCATGAAGGGTTTCATAATGTTTGCACGCATACCATTCTCATCTGTGACTTGTGTAAGAGAGGAATGGTTGCCGAGGCACAAGAAATATTTAATCAGATGGAGAAGCCTGGGTGTTTACCTTCAGTTGTAACCTTCAATGCTCTTATATATGGACTGTGCAAGGCTGGTAAACTGGAGGAGGCACAACTCATGTTGTACAAGATGGAGATTGGGAGAAGTCCTTCGTTATTCTTCCGGCTTTCTCAGGGTTCTGATCAGGTTTTAGATGGTGTTAGTCTCAAGAAAAAGGTGGAGCAAATGTGTGAAGCTGGACAGATTTTGGAAGCTTACAAGTTTCTCATTCAACTTGCTGATAGTGGGGTTATGCCCGACATTGTGACGTACAATGTTCTGATCTACGGCCTTTGCAGAGCTTCTAAGGTTAATGGTGCGTTGAAGCTTTTCATGGATATGCATAACAAGGGTCTATCACCTGACTCTGTTACTTATGGGACATTGATTGATGGGCTTTTCAGGGCTGCCAGAGAAGAGGACGCACTGAAGATGTATGACCATATGTTGAAGCATGGGTGCCAACCTAGCTTTGAAATTTGTAAAGCAATTATGACTTGGTTGTCGAGAAATAGGAAGGTCTCACAGGCTTTCagtttttatttggattttttaaaGAACCTTCGTGGCAGGGAAGACGATTCAATCAATGCTTTGGAGGGATATTTTGTCAGAGGAGAAGTGGAACTTGCAATTCAAGGTTTACTAGAACTGGACTTGAGGTTTAGAGATTTTAATTTAGCTCCGTATACAATTCTACTTATTGGATTTTGTCAGGCAAAACAATTAGATGAAGCATTGATTGTATTTTCCGTTCTCGATAAGctcaatatcaatatcaatcCTCCAAGCTGTGTATATTTGATCGAAGGTCTCTGTACAAAAGGAAGGCTGGATGATGCAGTAAACATCTTTCTTTACGCTCTTGACAAAGGTTTTGCGTTGCAGTCAAGAATTTGCGAGCGGCTCTTAAAGTGTTTATTTTGTTCCCCAGATAAAAGGGATTATGCTATTGATCTTGTTCGTAGGATGAAGTCTTCTGGATATCGTCTAAATTATTTGGTTGGTACAAACGCAGCATTTACGTAG
- the LOC114162871 gene encoding UDP-xylose transporter 3-like, with product MGEGEKYQLGTIGALSLSVVSSVSIVICNKTLMSSLHFIFATTLTSWHLFVTFCSLHVALKLRFFEHKPLEKKMVMGFGVLNGISIGLLNLSLGFNSVGFYQMTKLAIIPCTILLEILFLGKKFSKRIQFSLVILLVGVGIATITDLQLNALGAFLSLLAIITTCVAQIMTNTIQKKFKVSSTQLLYQSCIYQAATLLVSGPYLDKLLTNLNVFSFKYTTKVTMVIILSCLISIAVNFSTFLVIGKTSPVTYQVLGHLKTCLVLAFGYIIVHDPFSWRNILGIMVAMVGMIIYSYCCALESQQKPVEGGGQMSQARDSETETLINVENSSVILNKRPPIWNKDKDKNKNSL from the exons ATGGGCGAGGGAGAGAAATATCAATTGGGAACTATTGGCGCATTGAGTTTGTCAGTGGTGTCATCGGTGTCGATTGTGATTTGCAACAAAACGTTGATGAGTTCATTGCATTTCATTTTCG CTACAACTTTGACAAGTTGGCATCTATTTGTAACATTCTGTTCTCTTCATGTGGCTcttaaattgagattttttgaGCACAAACCATTAGAGAAGAAAATGGTGATGGGATTTGGAGTTCTAAATGGAATCTCTATTGGACTTTTAAATTTGAGTTTGGGCTTCAATTCTGTCGGGTTCTATCAG ATGACTAAGCTGGCAATCATCCCATGTACTATTCTATTAGAGATCCTTTTTCTTGGAAAGAAGTTCAG TAAAAGAATACAATTTTCACTTGTGATCCTCCTTGTGGGTGTTGGAATTGCTACAATTACTGATTTGCAGCTTAATGCTTTGGGAGCTTTCTTGTCTTTGCTAGCCATCATTACAACATGTGTTGCTCAGATT ATGACAAATACCATTCAGAAGAAGTTTAAGGTTTCTTCTACTCAACTTCTGTATCAATCATGTATATATCAAGCAGCTACATTGTTAGTCTCTGGACCATATCTGGATAAACTTCTGACAaacttaaatgttttttctttcaaatacaCAACAAAAGTGACG ATGGTCATTATTCTTTCATGTCTGATCTCTATCGCCGTGAATTTTAGTACATTTCTTGTAATTGGAAAGACATCTCCAGTAACCTATCAGGTTCTTGGACATCTGAAGACATGTCTTGTATTGGCTTTTGGATATATCATTGTCCATGATCCTTTCAGTTGGAGGAACATCTTGGGAATTATGGTAGCTATGGTTGGCATGATTATATATTCCTACTGTTGTGCTCTTGAGAGTCAACAAAAACCAGTCGAAGGTGGTGGTCAAATGTCACAG GCAAGAGACAGTGAAACTGAGACTCTCATTAACGTGGAAAATTCAAGTGTAATTTTGAACAAAAGACCACCTATCTGGAACAAAGataaagacaaaaacaaaaactctcTATGA
- the LOC114196313 gene encoding phosphoglucan phosphatase LSF2, chloroplastic, translating to MGIVGNIRFPSVLKVPLDTKLHNKSLWRCMVPPSYLNYPIRFTPISCKLPESGTEDNPTATSKSLYKSKDRMEDYNVAMKRMMRNPYEYHHDLGMNYTLITDYLIVGSQPQKPEDIDHLKNEECVAYILNLQQDKDVDYWGIDLQSIIRRCHELEIGHMRRPAKDFDPGSLRSELPKAVASLEWGISEGKGRVYVHCTAGLGRAPAVAIAYLFWFCGMKLNEAYDMLTSKRPCGPNKTAIRGATYDLAKNDPFKEPFENLPEYAFEDIADWERNLIQNRVRSLRHT from the exons ATGGGAATCGTTGGTAATATTCGCTTCCCTTCAGTGCTCAAAGTTCCTTTGGATACGAAACTACACAACAAATCATTATGGCGATGTATGGTTCCTCCTTCTTATCTTAACTACCCCATAAGGTTCACTCCAATATCTTGTAAGCTGCCAGAAAGTGGGACTGAGGACAATCCCACCGCCACAAGCAAGAGCCTTTACAAGAGCAAGGACAGGATGGAGGACTACAACGTCGCCATGAAGAGAATGATGAGGAACCCTTATGAGTATCACCATGATCTGG GTATGAATTATACTCTTATCACGGACTACTTGATTGTGGGCTCTCAACCGCAGAAACCGGAAGACATAGATCACCTAAAAAATGAAGAGTGTGTGGCTTACATTCTAAATTTGCAACAGGATAAGGATGTTGATTACTGGGGAATAGATTTACAATCAATAATAAGAAGGTGTCATGAACTTGAAATTGGCCACATGAGGAGACCG GCAAAAGACTTTGATCCAGGGTCCTTGCGAAGTGAACTACCTAAAGCAGTTGCGTCCTTAGAATGGGGAATTTCTGAGGGGAAAGGAAGAGTTTATGTACACTGTACTGCAGGGCTTGGAAGAGCTCCAGCGGTGGCAATTGCTTATTTGTTCTGGTTTTGTGGCATGAAG CTAAATGAAGCGTATGATATGCTAACTTCAAAGAGACCTTGTGGACCAAATAAAACAGCAATACGTGGAGCTACGTATGATTTGGCTAAGAATGATCCATTCAAGGAGCCATTTGAAAATCTTCCAGAATATGCATTTGAGGATATAGCAGACTGGGAAAGAAACTTGATCCAAAATCGTGTCCGCTCCCTTCGTCATACTTGA
- the LOC114163253 gene encoding pentatricopeptide repeat-containing protein At1g79540 isoform X2: protein MLAFSKFRKAAEVSCVFRRSQKLPTYLRRFSLPSEESPSSDPQLPLRFCISLALKFETLSSGKYRALVSEVLCTNNWFSLYWEALEYLKKSGVLITSDSVCVLIRAYWRVGLTEKAIESFGRMGELGCRPDARAYNTILDIVFQKELFVLGFAVYNLMLKTNCGPNERTFDMLIGGFCRSDDVNGALEMLEEMRQRDVEPSEMTFLAIFSGLCRGGRVHEAHRLFNVMRESGRKPNFMSYCVLFNGYCKMGRLDEAVSILQLLERDRLPLNVKGYSHLIAGFFRERRYNEAHSWYGRMLKKGIVPDVVLYTILIRGLSSEGRIGEAVNMFCEMTRRGLVPDAVCYNEVIKGLCDANLLDRARALQLQISEHEGFHNVCTHTILICDLCKRGMVAEAQEIFNQMEKPGCLPSVVTFNALIYGLCKAGKLEEAQLMLYKMEIGRSPSLFFRLSQGSDQVLDGVSLKKKVEQMCEAGQILEAYKFLIQLADSGVMPDIVTYNVLIYGLCRASKVNGLPEKRTH, encoded by the exons ATGTTGGCGTTCTCCAAGTTCAGGAAAGCAGCGGAGGTCTCCTGCGTATTCCGTCGAAGCCAAAAGCTTCCCACATACCTCCGAAGATTTTCCCTTCCGTCCGAGGAATCTCCCTCTTCGGACCCGCAGTTGCCGCTTCGTTTCTGCATCTCGTTGGCGCTCAAGTTCGAGACTTTATCCAGCGGCAAATACCGTGCTTTGGTGAGTGAGGTCCTTTGCACCAACAACTGGTTTTCCCTTTACTGGGAGGCCCTTGAGTATCTCAAGAAATCCGGAGTTTTAATAACTTCTGATTCGGTTTGTGTTTTGATTCGGGCGTATTGGCGAGTGGGTCTGACCGAGAAGGCTATAGAGTCGTTTGGTAGAATGGGTGAGCTTGGGTGCAGGCCCGATGCTCGTGCCTATAACACCATTTTGGATATTGTGTTTCAGAAAGAGTTGTTTGTGTTGGGTTTTGCGGTGTATAATCTGATGCTTAAGACCAACTGTGGTCCTAATGAACGCACTTTTGACATGCTGATTGGAGGGTTTTGTAGAAGTGATGATGTTAATGGTGCGCTTGAGATGCTCGAGGAGATGCGCCAAAGGGATGTAGAGCCGAGTGAGATGACATTTTTAGCTATTTTTTCTGGTCTGTGTCGTGGGGGGAGGGTACATGAGGCACACAGATTGTTTAATGTGATGAGAGAAAGTGGGCGCAAGCCTAATTTTATGTCttattgtgttttgtttaatgGGTATTGCAAGATGGGGAGGTTAGATGAAGCCGTTTCGATTCTGCAATTGTTAGAGAGAGACAGGTTACCCCTTAATGTAAAGGGCTACAGTCATCTGATTGCTGGCTTTTTTAGGGAAAGGAGATACAATGAAGCGCATTCGTGGTATGGAAGGATGCTTAAGAAGGGTATTGTTCCAGATGTTGTTTTGTACACAATTTTGATACGGGGTTTGTCGAGTGAGGGCAGGATTGGTGAAGCTGTGAACATGTTTTGTGAGATGACCCGGCGAGGCTTAGTTCCTGATGCTGTTTGTTACAATGAAGTTATTAAAGGTCTCTGTGACGCTAATCTTTTGGATCGAGCACGAGCTCTCCAACTTCAAATTTCTGAGCATGAAGGGTTTCATAATGTTTGCACGCATACCATTCTCATCTGTGACTTGTGTAAGAGAGGAATGGTTGCCGAGGCACAAGAAATATTTAATCAGATGGAGAAGCCTGGGTGTTTACCTTCAGTTGTAACCTTCAATGCTCTTATATATGGACTGTGCAAGGCTGGTAAACTGGAGGAGGCACAACTCATGTTGTACAAGATGGAGATTGGGAGAAGTCCTTCGTTATTCTTCCGGCTTTCTCAGGGTTCTGATCAGGTTTTAGATGGTGTTAGTCTCAAGAAAAAGGTGGAGCAAATGTGTGAAGCTGGACAGATTTTGGAAGCTTACAAGTTTCTCATTCAACTTGCTGATAGTGGGGTTATGCCCGACATTGTGACGTACAATGTTCTGATCTACGGCCTTTGCAGAGCTTCTAAGGTTAATG GGCTGCCAGAGAAGAGGACGCACTGA